One window from the genome of Elusimicrobiaceae bacterium encodes:
- a CDS encoding tetratricopeptide repeat protein, giving the protein MGRMPGRRFFLAVPAALLMLGCGCVSGPRREESELRAGKNSYLAGNYIYAAAEFDRIIATRPDSDIEAGAYIGLGASYEALHNYGEALTTYRLAVQLHPKSSQLLLRLGALYYKLALYPQSLAVYTTALKLDPENVTANLGIARTYMKTGYLVSAARHYKSAIDSSGGNYGMRYAYSDCLFRQRNLLGAETEALNALSLNRADPDIWFLLARIQFEHGNQEAALRSIESASALSGGRSDIESFRLMWLSQFGKLELAVPLADTLIGKYPDDALIKWTAGLVYLKAGQRDKARVTLAELAGSRDDTFISRSAGRLLEAAGLAQKH; this is encoded by the coding sequence CGGGTGCGTGTCCGGTCCGCGCCGCGAGGAAAGCGAGCTGCGCGCCGGCAAAAACAGTTATCTGGCAGGCAATTATATTTATGCGGCGGCGGAGTTTGACCGGATAATCGCCACCCGGCCGGATTCCGATATAGAAGCCGGCGCTTATATCGGGCTGGGCGCGAGTTATGAGGCGCTGCATAATTACGGCGAGGCGCTTACCACCTACCGGCTGGCCGTGCAGCTGCATCCGAAAAGTTCGCAGCTTTTGCTGAGGCTGGGCGCGCTGTATTACAAACTCGCGCTTTATCCGCAATCGCTGGCGGTGTACACCACCGCGCTCAAGCTGGACCCGGAAAATGTGACGGCCAATCTGGGAATCGCGCGCACTTATATGAAGACGGGGTATCTGGTTTCCGCCGCCAGACACTACAAATCCGCGATAGATTCTTCCGGCGGAAACTACGGCATGCGCTACGCTTATTCCGATTGCCTGTTCCGGCAGCGCAATCTGCTGGGCGCGGAAACCGAAGCGCTTAATGCGCTGTCGCTTAACCGCGCCGATCCCGATATCTGGTTTCTGCTGGCGCGCATACAGTTCGAGCACGGCAATCAGGAGGCGGCGTTGCGCAGTATTGAAAGCGCGTCGGCCTTGTCGGGCGGACGAAGCGATATTGAATCGTTCCGGCTGATGTGGCTGTCGCAATTCGGGAAACTTGAGCTGGCGGTGCCGCTGGCCGATACTCTCATCGGCAAATATCCTGACGATGCGCTTATTAAATGGACCGCCGGGCTTGTGTACTTAAAGGCCGGCCAGCGGGACAAAGCGCGCGTGACGCTGGCTGAGCTTGCCGGTTCGCGGGACGACACTTTTATCAGCCGGTCCGCCGGCAGACTTCTTGAGGCAGCCGGTTTGGCGCAGAAACATTGA
- a CDS encoding type II secretion system protein yields MNNRLTKKAGMTLLEILVVVILSAIMLSIGISSLSSSSNKAKEREAYARAQLIWHAEKRQFAFKGAYQALEMDDDTNWILLGMKNFNKEDRHYTYELITGNQGGIASFTLTVTKRNDTHGFKLDSLFVRTDF; encoded by the coding sequence ATGAACAACCGGTTAACAAAAAAAGCAGGGATGACCCTGTTGGAGATTCTGGTTGTCGTGATATTGTCGGCGATCATGCTTTCAATCGGGATCAGCAGTTTAAGCTCGTCTTCCAACAAAGCTAAAGAAAGAGAAGCCTATGCCCGGGCGCAGCTTATCTGGCACGCTGAAAAACGGCAATTTGCGTTTAAAGGAGCCTATCAGGCGCTGGAAATGGACGATGACACAAACTGGATTCTTCTTGGAATGAAAAATTTCAACAAAGAGGACCGGCATTACACTTACGAGCTGATTACCGGCAATCAGGGCGGCATAGCGTCATTCACTCTTACTGTCACCAAACGGAACGATACCCACGGCTTCAAGCTGGACTCGCTCTTCGTCCGCACCGATTTTTAA
- a CDS encoding S41 family peptidase, with the protein MRALYVAVQLFALFCVPSAANEWQDYARRDLKFIYKTIADNHPGPKDRENPWFRRYLNSGYKKAEKDIAVIKNHTDYKALLRRYAGGFKDVHISLMFRPYSGYTMWPGFIIEKQDGEYRVIEVEPEATIPGALPEKGWTLRSCDGLTPGEIMKKHIFPFSSAKSNLPAEWTVYSRELLLYAPNAWKPMYQECVFSDGRKETALPLSYRTITLDNLKTKTDYKRDPLEVTTPADGIVWITLPSFALDPAGEIKMRAIIASMPQYRGAKYAVFDVRGNSGGSSVWGNELIESLYGSGFTNYLRRQTTGLKPVYAEFRASRENLQYLTNEMIPAVKKAYGTNSIFLKQFTASAKNMAVALKHGRAFARKGETADFAGSPQPAAAPGTASSARAVILIDGKCISSCLSFVDLASRLPDAVLAGQPTNADTNYTELREKRLPSDIGILMFAIAVYRNRTRSSDFYYSPQYLWEKSIDESAAVREWILKEVIPDLHKQNPS; encoded by the coding sequence ATGCGCGCACTATATGTTGCGGTTCAACTTTTTGCCCTTTTCTGCGTTCCCTCGGCAGCGAACGAATGGCAGGATTATGCGCGGCGCGACCTGAAATTTATATATAAAACGATCGCCGACAACCACCCCGGACCCAAAGACCGCGAAAACCCCTGGTTCCGGCGGTACCTGAATTCCGGCTACAAAAAAGCGGAAAAAGATATCGCGGTGATAAAAAACCATACCGATTACAAAGCTCTTCTGCGCCGTTACGCCGGCGGATTTAAAGACGTGCATATTTCACTCATGTTCCGGCCTTACAGCGGATATACGATGTGGCCGGGTTTCATCATAGAGAAGCAGGACGGCGAATACCGGGTAATCGAAGTTGAACCGGAAGCGACGATCCCCGGCGCGCTGCCCGAGAAAGGCTGGACGCTGCGTTCATGCGACGGACTTACGCCCGGCGAGATAATGAAAAAACACATTTTTCCGTTCAGCTCCGCGAAATCGAACCTGCCTGCGGAATGGACCGTGTACTCACGCGAGCTGCTGCTGTACGCGCCCAACGCCTGGAAACCGATGTATCAGGAATGCGTGTTTTCCGACGGCCGGAAAGAAACCGCTCTTCCGCTCTCGTATCGCACGATCACCCTTGACAATCTCAAGACGAAAACGGATTACAAACGCGACCCGCTGGAAGTGACAACCCCGGCCGACGGCATCGTCTGGATAACGCTTCCGAGTTTCGCGTTAGACCCCGCCGGCGAAATCAAAATGCGCGCGATCATCGCTTCCATGCCGCAGTACCGCGGCGCGAAATATGCGGTGTTTGACGTACGCGGAAACAGCGGCGGCAGTTCGGTATGGGGCAATGAACTGATCGAAAGCCTGTACGGCTCCGGGTTTACGAATTACCTGCGCCGGCAGACAACCGGTCTGAAGCCCGTTTATGCGGAATTCAGGGCTTCCCGCGAAAATCTTCAATACCTGACCAATGAAATGATCCCGGCCGTAAAAAAAGCGTACGGCACCAACAGCATTTTCCTGAAACAGTTCACCGCATCCGCCAAGAACATGGCCGTTGCGCTCAAGCACGGCCGCGCCTTCGCGCGAAAAGGCGAAACGGCTGATTTTGCCGGATCGCCGCAGCCGGCCGCCGCGCCCGGCACGGCTTCCAGCGCGCGCGCCGTTATTCTGATCGACGGCAAATGCATCAGTTCCTGCCTGAGTTTTGTGGATCTGGCCAGCCGCCTTCCGGACGCCGTGCTGGCCGGCCAGCCCACAAACGCCGACACCAATTACACGGAACTGCGCGAAAAACGGCTCCCGAGCGACATAGGCATACTGATGTTCGCCATAGCGGTATACCGCAACCGCACGCGTTCGAGCGATTTTTATTACAGTCCGCAATATCTCTGGGAGAAATCAATAGACGAAAGCGCGGCGGTGCGTGAATGGATTTTGAAAGAAGTCATCCCTGACCTGCATAAGCAAAATCCTTCTTGA